The genomic DNA TATTCGCAATTAGAAATAGTTTAATATCACTCAGAAAGAAGGCCCGTGTAATTGTATTGACTAGTCTCTCCGACTGCTGTTGATAAAATAAGTTACATAGTTCACTGCAGTTATCTGCGTTTGTTTATCTGGTTTAAAAGAGGTCGCTAAAGTAGGCTAATGCTGATTATAAAGTTGCCAACACAAACTAAATACAGCTAACGTTTCTGTTTACACGAGTTCAGTTATTACGCCATGTCATTGTACCAACAGCAACGTAAATATAAGAAGTCTGTTAATAACGTGATTAGTATTAGCTCGTTAGCATTAGCTCCTTCATTAGCTTACGGTATCCAGGCTTACCCAGTGAGCGAAAAACTCCGAAAAACAACTTAATTAGTCAGTTAGCTATCTTGTAGCTAACGTGACGTGTTCTTGTCAAAACGGATCCTTAACTGTTGAACAGCGTCAGCAGCCTTCGCCCTGAGTAAAGCTGTGGTCTGTCTGTCGGTACTCGCCGACGGACTCTCCAGTGGAATGTAGTAGTGATGTTACACACTACTCTCTACAATGTTGACCTTTGAAGTATTGTGACAGGATGTATCGACGCTTCGCTTCAACATGACAAAATAACGTGCAACGTCATGCCCCTGATGTGCCCTGAAGCGTGGCtacactttgttttattttgaaagtattaACCGGAAGTGATGCTACCATGGCTGCATCGACGCCAGATgaactgaatatatatatatgtcaatggatgAACTTAGTCTCTCCTCTCCCattgtcctctcctctcctctcctctctggctCTACTAACACGGAGGAAAGGGCACCGACAAAGTGCTTGACATACTTTTCATATGTCTGAGTTTATAAgagatttatttaatgaattcATTGTGGTATATAAGTGCAAGTAAATAGCCaaaatatacatacaatatatgttAAAACCATAGACCATGTataatacagtctatggttttaaTGTTTCCTGTCTGGATGTGATGTGTTTTAATGTACCATTTTTAATAGCAGATTTCTATGGTTAAtgatttattaaattattatttttttttttttgagcagtTGCTCTACACTGTAAATAAAGTGTAGCTGAACTGGTATATTGCCCGAAATTAGATTTGAGTACTAAAAATGCAGGTTAGTAAATACTACTGCTTAAAGTTGACCCATACAACAAGCTTGTCTTGCGCAATCCCTCTGAAATAAGTTTTGAATTAACACTATTTTTAATGTTGATTATTGTACTGAATGGTCTGAAAAGGTCAACTGGCTAAATGAAAAATACTACAATTGTAGTATTTTTCATTTAGCCAGTTGATGCTGTTAACAGATTTCAAGTGTCTTTAATAAAAGCACTGACTTAACCCCTCCCTATCCCTAGTCATTACACTTGCACTTACCTCCATCCTGGACTATACATCTGCACATACTATATTTTtgattctgtatttattgtttattccgtattcatgtttaatatgtttgtttgtgtatgtacgcaccaatcaccaaggcaaatcCCACGTACTGTAGCAATAAactcctttctgattctgattaataAACCAGAAATGCAGTCTGCTCTGTAATCCTGGCTGACTAAATAAATACTTGTTGCACAGCTGACGTGAAGCACAGAGCACATTCATTTATAATACCAGATCAAAGTTCATATACCGTTGCACAAACAATATTGTTAGCTCAAACTTTCTGCCAGCATGTGACTTGAAATGCTTTTAAATGCTCCTTACATCACAGGCTACCACAAGTTTGTACATATGTTATCACCAGAACTTTAGGGATGCCAGCAATGATGCAAATTATACTGATGTGTATCGTTACTGATTGAGTTTCTGCAGAATTAAAAGATGCACCGTAAAATACCTCCGCCAACGTTTCCATAATGGTAGGTAGCTCACTCTGGAGAGTTCCTGGTTGTGGTCACTAGGTGGCAGTGTTGGCTAAACCACTCTTTTCCACAAAAAGCACTTTCTTCGCCTGGCCCTCCAAGCCTTGCTTCTCTGCAAAGCGTGACACAAAACCTCTCTGTtagaaaggggaaaaaagtagATGAAAGTTTCAAATGAAATTATATATTTCAGTACAATATACTGTGATAAACCTCTGTCAATTATTGTGTATATAAGCGCATGTCAATACTATCTGTTTTTGTACCATGTTGTGTGAGACGCTTTGTCAAGTATcttgttttaataaatgttaaaaaaaaatacaaataaatatatatatatatatatacacacacacacacacatatatatatatatatacacatactgtgATAATAGATGTCCTGTTGAAAGGATACAGCATTGAGTTTGTTGGTTTTCCTTTCCATCACATCTTCTTCCTAGTATACAGCATGATACCACCAGAGGTCCCCATTTATTTAGGAAAAGGATtagaaattattttttcttttaaaacagtTTGAGGATTTGTCTTAAATGGGAAAAAACTGCTATACATCTGTTTTGGAGTTcttaacattaaaatattaatacTAACCATTACCCTAagatattgtttttcatcaagtCAGTTGTATAATCTGTATTATTTCACATTTAGTCTGAATAATATTTCATACATTGGATACTTTAAAGATCACAAGATAATTCTCACCCACTGGCATTTCTTGTGTAAATCACCGTCAATTATTAAATGTGAGATCTGTAAATATTATACTGCAACAATTAGAAATTTAGGGTGGTTTGCCATTTCACACAAGGTGCGGAGTTCAAACATCTGATGAATACCACTGCCCCATGTGACTAAAGTGAGTTGAGCAGCAAGATCATTTAGTATAATCATAGTCAAAGCATTTTAGATTTTCTAAgtgacaaaacaaaagaatataCAACCTATCTTAGGTAGATAAGTTATGTTAAACGTTAAACAGTGGCTTAGACGTATAGTGTGAGCACGACTGTGGAAGGGGTGTTTTAAAGAGAGCACAAAATAGTGCAGTTAATGAacaaacttttaattttttttacattaataacaGATCAGAGATCAATAAAGGGGAATGCATGTCTGTTTAATATAACTCTccctcatcatcaccatcatctcCAAAACTATCAGCTCCAACCTTCTCATAATCCTTCTCCAGAGCTGCCATGTCCTCTCTGGCCTCAGAGAACTCTCCCTCCTCCATACCGTCACCCACATACCAGTAAACAAAGGCAAATAACTTTTTACAACTACAGTGACACATTTATTACTCAAACACAAGGGTACACAtctaaaaacaaatgcaaaacattgTGCTCCTGTATATTGTACAGGAAGGACACTTTAAATTTAGATTTACTTATTAGTAAGTAGACCCtactcctctccttcctcctctccctcacccTCAATAGAGTCCACTCCAACCTCTTCATAATCCTTCTCTAGAGCTGCCATGTCCTCTCTGGCCTCAGAGAACTCTCCCTCCTCCATACCTTCACCCACATACCAGTGAACAAAGGCACGCTTAGCATACATCAGATCAAATTTGTGGTCAAGCCGAGCCCAGGCCTCTGCAATAGCAGTGGTGTTGCTCAGCATGCACACAGCCCTCTGGACCTTGGCCAGGTCTCCACCAGGAACTACAGTGGGTGGCTGGTAGTTTATGCCCACCTTGAAACCAGTGGGGCACCAGTCCACAAACTGGATGGAGCGCTTGGTCTTGATGGTGGCAATGGCAGCATTTACATCTTTGGGCACCACATCACCACGATACAAAAGGCAGCAAGCCATGTATTTACCGTGGCGAGGGTCACATTTTACAAACTGATTGGCTGGTTCAAAGCAGGCGTTGGTGATTTCTGACACTGAGAGTTGCTCATGGTAAGCCTTCTCAGCAGAGATGACAGGGGCATAGGTGGCCAGAGGGAAATGGATACGGGGATATGGCACCAAGTTGGTCTGGAACTCTGTCAGATCAACATTGAGGGCACCATCGAAACGAAGGGAGGCAGTGACGGAGGACAAAATCTGACTGATCAACCTGTTCAGGTTGGTGTAAGAAGGACGCTCGATATCGAGGTTCCTACGGCAGATATCGTAGATGGCCTCGTTGTCCACCATGAAGGCACAGTCAGAGTGCTCCAGGGTGGTGTGGGTTGTCAGGATGGCGTTGTAGGGCTCCACCACAGCGGTGGACACCTGGGGAGCTGGGTAGATGGAGAATTCCAGCTTGGACTTCTTGCCATAGTCGACAGACAGACGCTCCATCAGCAGGGAGGTGAAACCAGAGCCGGTCCCACCTCCAAAGCTGTGGAAAACCAGGAAGCCCTGAAGGCCGGTGCACTGGTCAGCctgaggacagagagggagagacagcgGTCACATATGAGATATGTCATTTCATTTAATATGTGAAAATTAGGAATGAATCCCTCTTGATATTAAGTTACCCACCAGTTTGCGGATCCTGTCCAGCACCAGGTCGATGATCTCTTTGCCGATGGTGTAGTGTCCACGGGCGTAGTTGTTGGCAGCATCCTCCTTGCCGGTGATCAGCTGCTCAGGGTGGAACAGCTGGCGGTAGGTCCCAGTGCGCACCTCATCTAAGGAGACCGATTTAATCAGAAATCACTTGAGGTTTTGACTTGATGAAATAAGGTAACTATGGCATCTATATATTTAAATAGAGTTTACCGACAACAGTGGGCTCCAGGTCCACAAAAATTGCTCTGGGGACGTGCTTTCCAGCT from Perca fluviatilis chromosome 2, GENO_Pfluv_1.0, whole genome shotgun sequence includes the following:
- the LOC120546526 gene encoding tubulin alpha chain-like isoform X1, yielding MRECISIHVGQAGVQIGNACWELYCLEHGIQPDGQMPSDKTCGGGDDSFNTFFSETGAGKHVPRAIFVDLEPTVVDEVRTGTYRQLFHPEQLITGKEDAANNYARGHYTIGKEIIDLVLDRIRKLADQCTGLQGFLVFHSFGGGTGSGFTSLLMERLSVDYGKKSKLEFSIYPAPQVSTAVVEPYNAILTTHTTLEHSDCAFMVDNEAIYDICRRNLDIERPSYTNLNRLISQILSSVTASLRFDGALNVDLTEFQTNLVPYPRIHFPLATYAPVISAEKAYHEQLSVSEITNACFEPANQFVKCDPRHGKYMACCLLYRGDVVPKDVNAAIATIKTKRSIQFVDWCPTGFKVGINYQPPTVVPGGDLAKVQRAVCMLSNTTAIAEAWARLDHKFDLMYAKRAFVHWYVGEGMEEGEFSEAREDMAALEKDYEKVGADSFGDDGDDEGELY
- the LOC120546526 gene encoding tubulin alpha chain-like isoform X2, whose amino-acid sequence is MRECISIHVGQAGVQIGNACWELYCLEHGIQPDGQMPSDKTCGGGDDSFNTFFSETGAGKHVPRAIFVDLEPTVVDEVRTGTYRQLFHPEQLITGKEDAANNYARGHYTIGKEIIDLVLDRIRKLADQCTGLQGFLVFHSFGGGTGSGFTSLLMERLSVDYGKKSKLEFSIYPAPQVSTAVVEPYNAILTTHTTLEHSDCAFMVDNEAIYDICRRNLDIERPSYTNLNRLISQILSSVTASLRFDGALNVDLTEFQTNLVPYPRIHFPLATYAPVISAEKAYHEQLSVSEITNACFEPANQFVKCDPRHGKYMACCLLYRGDVVPKDVNAAIATIKTKRSIQFVDWCPTGFKVGINYQPPTVVPGGDLAKVQRAVCMLSNTTAIAEAWARLDHKFDLMYAKRAFVHWYVGEGMEEGEFSEAREDMAALEKDYEEVGVDSIEGEGEEEGEE